TACAAATACGCTGGTGCTCTTAACAACTCCTGGTGACAGTTTGAACTCGACTTATGTTGAAGACAACATTAAGGGTGGTAGGGTAATCTGAGAGCACAATCTATTAATATGATACAAATACGCTGGTGCTCCTAACAACTCTTGGTGACAGTTTGAACTCGACTTATGTTGAAGACAACATTAAGGGTGGTAGGGTAATCTGAGAGCACAATCTATTAATATGATACAAATACGCTGGTGCTCCTAACAACTCTTGGTGACAGTTTGAACTCGACTGGTTTATAGTGGACAATGGGATGTACAATGTGAACTGTATATGGTATGGGAATTTCTACAAATATTGATATAGTATAACAATAAGATACAGGAACTTAGGATTGTTTATAGTTGTATTATAAAAAGTaggaaacattataattttatattcttgatTCCAAATGTccatagatataaataaattccaGAGACCATTTATATGGACACCAAAAAttagttgttttataatataaaatgtaatgaaactttgaattttgttatacaaaaattatcacaAAGATTTTATCTTTCTAATCAGATGTGATTTGGACTTTATACTGAACAGAGTATATCTACTAATGAATAGCATATAATCAGTACAGAATATTCTTATTATTGCAGTAATTTATTGCTTCCCTTCTCTGTCATATGTGAGTGACAATTAAACATACTCAGTGTATGATCAAGTAAGTATTTATCTCATGTAATAATTCTTGAAATTcctgtaacaaaaatattattacaaataaaggaTAAAAATAAGAGCATTTTTGTAACCATTCCGttggtgttaaaataataatttaatgccagtaaaatatattatgacttATGACAACTACCATTTTAATGctaaagtcaataaatatatattaaaaattctgtATGTTGTAATACATTATTAGTATGGTTGAAGCTATCAagtattgtaacaaatattgCATCATATTGCAATTAAATCATAAACTTGACTGAAAATTGTACAAATCATCAACAACAGTTTCATTATCTACTTTTCTAAAAATTTCAATAGTATTATCTTGGTCATAAAAATAATCTAGGCTCTCCACAATCGTCTCCTCAATGACCGATTCTGTAGCAACATCTGTAACAATATCTACAGCTAAGTTTTCTGGAGCTATATCTTCTGAAGCTATTTTTTCTGTAGTTACATCTCTTGTAACTACATTTCCTTTTATTTTGTCTTCTACATCACGGACAACCATCTTGAAGTCTGTTTTCAAAGGTTTTTCAATTGTGATGTTGTGTACTTTAAACAAGTGTTCCATGTACCGAAAGCGTGCTGTGTACCCTCGGTTGCAGATATCACAATTAAAAGGATATTCCTTGGTATGCAAAATTAAATGACGTTTTAATGCACTGCTGACGGTAAATGTAAAAGAACAGTAAGAACACTTATAAGGTCTCTCTCCTGAATGTTTTCTTCTATGAACAGCGAGTACAGAGGAATGCCTGAAGAGTCGTCCGCAATCATCACACTTGTATGGGAATGGGTTGTCATGCCACTTTCGATGGAGCCAGTAAGTGCTTTGAAAGCTGAACTTCTTGCCACATACGTCACAAACATATGGCACTTCCTTTGTATGGGATCTACGATGTTCCTCCAAAATGTGTCGAACCCTAAATTCTTTGCCACAAAAGTCACAGACGAATGACTCTTTAGTCCTGTGAACTTTCATGTGTTCATTTAAGAAAGCTTTTCTCCTGAAAGCTCTATAGCAAAAGTCACACCTGAAGACATTTCTTGCATAATGTTGGTTTTGGTGCTCCTGTagcaattttttgttttcaaagttaCATGTGCAGTGTTTACATgtgtaaattgtattaattatttgttctGTAGACGCCTTTTCATTTACTTTCAGTTTTTGTCCTGAGtctttaattctaatttttttggAACAGTTACTTTCAGCTGAACTATATGAATCCACACTTTCAACTTTAGATATTAAAGCTACAGAATCTGGAGTGCCAAATGTTTGATTATTTTGAGTGTTGATTTCTACTGTACATAATGTAGCCAAatcattaaaacttgtaatttttggtaaaatttgtcTTAATTTCTTAAATGGAATGGTTTTTTAGCTTCTCACTTTCAGGCTTAGTTCGAACAGAAGATTTCTTTATCAAAGGTATTTGTTTAAgagaattgttttcaaaatttaacttttggaaAGATATAAATTTAGGATCTAAGATATTTTCTAACAAATGTTTTTCACTCTTTATTTCTCTAAACACTGATGATTCATGAGATTTATATGACTCACTGGGTTTGTCCTCACAAAGAAGTGGCATGTCACTGaactttattttttcagaaacTCTAAAATTGTTATTGTCTTTTTCTAGCTCATCTTCGCATTTGATGAGCATCTTTGGTTTTATGTCAATGTTTGTATTATCACATGTATCAGAGTATTCATTAGAATCTTTACAACTCAGTGGTTCTGTTTTGATATTTACAACACTATTGCTTTTTTTCTGGATAAGGTTTAAATCCATCCTCTTATTATTATCATTGGAAGATGTAAGACTTTTTGAGATTTCATTGGATGATCCCTTTGTACTTGTTTCCTGAAAAAAAATGTCAAgttaataaattgatttaaaaagaaatccATGACATAGCATTATCATAACTTTAACCAACTTTGCTCGGTTGGTAAAGCCTTTAGCCGTGACATATTACTACAAATATATAGAGCTGTTGACAAGGTGATACTTTACTAGCTCAATAATCTACTATCTatgcttgtatttgtaaattggctgctgccgttggaaaataaataaataaataaacccttTAAAGAGGGCAAAAATTCTACAAAACGAGTATGGACATCATGGGACATTTTCTGTAGAAGTGACCTAAAAGAGTAAGTatgtcatatgacattttattattgttttcatgaaaACATTGTCTATAAGGCTTGTCAACAAGCAGATTAGTCTGCACATTGGATCAATCTAGTGGCCAATTTCTCAACTCTTATGTTTCCACAGGCATTGGTTTGTTAATGCAGTTGCCACTGAGCCAGGGTTGTGTTGCATGTACCTGTGATTACTGTCAGAATTTTATGTAGCCAACTGTTcataaatatgaaatgatataaattagtaagaaaaacacaaCTACTGCAAAGCCTTTAGTCGTGACATACTTCAACAAAAACATGGTGGCTGTTGATAAGGCCGATATGATGAGCTTCAACAACAACACGCAAATCTACAAAGTGGTATAGAAAGCTGTTTTACATTTGCTTTGCATAATCTTTTTTCAATACTGATTTTGCAATGTGCTTGCAGAATTTCACTGATCGGTTATATGCAGTTCAGATGACTCCCAACTCCCATATCTCTTATGAGTCTTGCCAGATGGAAACAGCCACTGATCAGCTGAATTCAGACCTGGGTGAAGTTGTTGATTGCTCGGTTGGTAAAGCCTTTAGCCGTGACATATTACTACAAATATATAGAGCTGTTGACAAGGTGATACTTTACTAGCTCAATAATCTACAGCAGGGATCTCTAAACTTTTTTCTTCGAGGaccaaattgaaactttttaGGAGACAGGCGGGCCAAGtacttacatatattttatagtaagaCAATATGCATATGTATATTAACTACTAAGACTAAGTTGTACAGTAACTAAGCCAATGCAATATGTTTCTTCACACAACTATAAAACTTTTCCAAACAACATcttcatttatttactaaaattaatattcttcacAAATTGTTGACACaacatttatcaaatttttttgagTCATCCCTTGTTTTTCTCAAGTATTTGTCGGATTTGTACAGTTGTTTGGATCAACAAAGTCAGTCTCTTGTCTTAAACTTTGTTAACCCTATCACCAATATAGATTTTATGAGTTCATCAGAAATGAGATTTTCTGTATAACTAAATTCCACAAAGATCATTTTGAGAAGTTTTATCACACacacagaaatataaaacttcCCACTTGCTTGACAAGTGTTCTGTTCTTTTAAAGTCATCAcctgaaaaaaaaattgtataaacatgtaCAGTAACAGTTTGCTTAtcaactattaataaattatcttgttctaaaaacttttaaaagttggAACAAACCATTTACAAATGATTTTCACTTTGAAGTTTTAAGTTCAAAAGATGATTATTATTAGTAAGATTTGCTGCAAATGCATACTCCAAAGTGAAGCTTGTTACCGTTATCAGTGATCACGTTATAGCTCTTCTACAGGGGAGTGTAACTAGTAAATCAATAATGGTTCACTATTATGTCATAGTTCAGAAATTCTTGGCAGTACTTTTTCCTCTGCTTAGCCAACGTTCATTACAATGACAAAATGGATAATTTAAGGATACTCACTCTAAAGTTCTCAAAGAAAATGCTTAAATTGGTGGTGTTACAGAGCGCGAGACCTAATACAACTTCTATCTTAGGAGTAAGTAACTTTCATTATTTCTGAAACTTGAGGTTTTTACAAGAGAAAATGAAACTGCATCCCAAAGATACCCTACTAAACTTGTTTCAGAAGCACAAACACTTTTATTTCTATCTGTTTGAGTTTATGAAGATCAAATTGAAGTATAAAAGTAATTCTTTCCATGGAACAAAAATCAGCTAATtctttgataatttataaatcacTGTTTACACCTTTCTTAAAGTGAAGCACTTATCTAAAGCAGTAGAATACCATGAGTTTCCTGCAAGCATCTTCAAATTAGTGACTTACATCAGTTGGTCTATCTTTTTTTTTGCGCCCAATTGTAACCCAAGTGGAGACAGGTTGAGTGATTAAATATTTGTAGGTTTTGGGAAGATAACTTCCTATGGCCCTTTCAATGCAAGGTTTTATTAATCCTCCATTAGAAAAAAAGCATCACAGATTAATGTATAAAAGATTTTGAAACTTGCTTGAACAGTAACCCTCATTTTTACGGTTATGCTtcttaaacaattttctaaattgcACTTTTTTCTGCTTGGGACTGACTTATAACTTGAACATATTTGcttttgaaatgttttctttcaTAATGTCTACAAATATCATACGATTTCAACTTGGatatttctttttacaaatacACAACACAAACCCGGATTGATGTTTCCAACTACAAAGTAATCAACACCTCACCTGTCATGAAATAAATGAAACTTACTATCAAAGTTTCTCTTTCACTCACTCTCAACAACAGCATAGAAACTGACACTGAGAGTGATTTAAAGCTAGGTTAGGCTAACAGAGGTTGTTTGGCGCTAATAACTTACTGCTACAGACCGAACCACCAAGCACGAACTGTGACTAATGCACATGTAGAAACCAGCCTTCCCTCTCTAATCCTTATGAGAGCATGTATTACATTCTACGACAAACATAGTGTTGTTACCATCAGTCGTAGTTAAAAGTTAATCTATAGAAATATTAGTTAAAAGATAACCTCTTAATCAATAATAGTCGGAAGAACAAAAGAAGAACCTCGAGaaacttttgcaaaaacattAACAGCCTACCAGAGGCTgccaggcttcaaaaaactctccaaactaATCTCACTAACCCAATGGGAACCTTAGTAAAGGCCAACGGTGACCTTAcagtgaacaggaaggagaccttggAACTGCTTCTGGAGACGCACTTTCCGGGGGTCACCTGACTCGAAATGAGGATATTTATTCTCTAGTTGAGGGGAGATCCAGCTGAAAGATTGCAAAAGCCAGACAGCggtctaacagactattcacacacgaaagaattaaatgggcaataAGGTCATTCAatccatttaaatctcctggggcagatggagtttttccagcccttcttcaagaggggctggacatcTTATTAAATATTCTCATCATTCTGTTTAGAAGCAGTTACGCCTTAGGATGTATACCAAAAAACTGGAGGACAGCACTGGTGGTGTTCGTGCGGAAAAAAGACAGGGAtccaactcgtacagacccaAAAGCTTAACCtccatggtgaaaactatggaaaaaataataaacagacacataagggacgtaatattaccagaccacccacttagtcccactcAACACgcttatatagaaaataaatcaaCTACCACcgctctccacagtttagtggAAGCGGTGGAGAACACCTACGACGAAAAGGAAGtcctagtcagcgtctttatggacattgaaaGAGCTTTCGACCGaatagcatatcaatccatggagactgttatggaacgttttggagttccCCCAAatgtagtcaaatggatagtagccctcctaaaaagcagacaagtAAAAGCAAAGTACGGAGACGAATCTGCCGCAATCAGGGCCCAGAAAGACTGCCCCCAAGGGGGAGTTCTGTCTCCTTtcctgtgggcgatggtggtGGATGATCTTCTtagcaaagcagagaagaggggaacaAGGCTGctatgttatgcggacgacctagtgcttatggtcaaaggaaaaaaacaaaggcatgctGGAACGCCTAATTCAAAAAGAACTAAacctcataagcaactggtgtcatggggaaggtctatGGATTAACCCATCTAAAACTAATATGATAACCTTTACCAGGAAGAGAAAGTTCCAGCTTACTCAACCTgttctggagggaatcagcataaaccaaacaaaagaagtgatttaatcctggatgagaagctcacttggaactcccacaTTGAAAACAGAATATCCAAAGTgataatggcccttggggcctgtaagagactttttggatttaaatggagACTGAAACCCagaatgatatattggatttacgaaaccataataaaaccaatggtaacatatgctgccttagtgtggtggccgaaagtagaacaaacaacagctgctaaaaggctacagagtctttaaaggctagcttgcttaagcaacactagcaattgaagcggtcctgggatacactcctctggggcaggaggtgatgagaacagctgcactttgtgcaatgaagcttctgggaacaaaggtaataaatgctacctccttagaaggccacatgaagatattgcaagtatttcctgaggctgaaatgctaaccaaagtatcagacgcaatggttaagaaatactcctttgacaacccatatacggtctctatcgAAAGTAGcgaaaaatggattaaaaaggaggcctaccctataaaaggagtcctgaagttctACACAGATGattcacgccttgactctagggcaggatagaGAATACACGGACTAGGagtcgacatggctgtgcccctaggaagacatgccacggtttttcaggtggaggtcatggcaatagacccatgttccagaagactcatacaaatgaggacaaaaggattaaaatacttaatactttctgatagtcaggctgcactaaaggcagTTGATGCCTGTTCGTTTGATtcaaaagcagtctgggaatgtaagaatgctctagctgagctggcaacgaataacagagtaacactcggttgggtaccgggtcatgaaggcactcatggaaatgaaaaagcagacatcctcgccaaaaagggagtggaatccataatggtggggcctgagccaggttgcgggatagccTTCTCAAACAGTAAAGCTCTAGTCAAAGATTGGAAAAAGgggataagaaacattaattggagtagagcctcaggattaaggctatccaaaatgtttatctctccttacgttaaagggtggacagctctcttagatcagaataaggaggatataagtaagactaatattaggaatgttgacaggacatcgCCCTTTAAgaaaacatcttatgagggtaggccttagccagactaacgaatgtagactctgtggagaagaggaggaatcagcagagcatatttggttagattgtcctgctatcttagaaactcggaaaagattcctgagagcatatctcctcagccccaaggaaatcagagaacaggagccctcaaatctgatcggtcTTCGCAAAAACCTCGGAATTAAAGTAggaaattaaagtaagggaggtgcaaaggtccttttaggactaagcacggggacaaactgtcctcttccctcaggaaggaaaaaaaatcaataatagcCAGCCT
The Homalodisca vitripennis isolate AUS2020 chromosome 1, UT_GWSS_2.1, whole genome shotgun sequence DNA segment above includes these coding regions:
- the LOC124364284 gene encoding uncharacterized protein LOC124364284; its protein translation is MDFGQIEVCFICDGEVWNCETVLSEEKTCSSKTPFPTKISQLIGEAFMVVISENDKLCTRCTALINKSDKLEMELKKIKHILVKLLFIKYNLDTIEEVNFSLSQESELIEENDHEIFNDMETSTKGSSNEISKSLTSSNDNNKRMDLNLIQKKSNSVVNIKTEPLSCKDSNEYSDTCDNTNIDIKPKMLIKCEDELEKDNNNFRVSEKIKFSDMPLLCEDKPSESYKSHESSVFREIKSEKHLLENILDPKFISFQKLNFENNSLKQIPLIKKSSVRTKPESEKLKNHSI
- the LOC124364327 gene encoding zinc finger protein 239-like, whose translation is MKVHRTKESFVCDFCGKEFRVRHILEEHRRSHTKEVPYVCDVCGKKFSFQSTYWLHRKWHDNPFPYKCDDCGRLFRHSSVLAVHRRKHSGERPYKCSYCSFTFTVSSALKRHLILHTKEYPFNCDICNRGYTARFRYMEHLFKVHNITIEKPLKTDFKMVVRDVEDKIKGNVVTRDVTTEKIASEDIAPENLAVDIVTDVATESVIEETIVESLDYFYDQDNTIEIFRKVDNETVVDDLYNFQSSL